In Sphingobium sp. Z007, one DNA window encodes the following:
- a CDS encoding ABC transporter substrate-binding protein yields MIRPLTLATTALLLLTSAATPAAPRRVVSLNVCADQYLLALADPAQIAALSSNARDPELSAAATKARHFRTLRRTSEEVLAIQPDLILGFPIGPNQVAGAPPGDWRTLGLASADSYAAILDQIRQVAHATGHVDRGEALIAAMHRDLAALPRPKGGGVAAYYQRRGYMTGTGTLIDDLMRRVGLVNLAAKLGKPPLAQVPLEEMVAARPDWLIVESATDRVVDQGTEMLHHPALATIPRISLPQSWTVCGGPAYVQAARAITQRLNAPR; encoded by the coding sequence ATGATTCGCCCCCTGACGCTCGCGACCACCGCCCTGCTCCTGCTCACCAGCGCCGCCACGCCGGCCGCCCCCCGCCGCGTCGTGTCGCTCAATGTCTGCGCCGACCAATATCTGCTCGCCCTCGCCGACCCGGCGCAGATCGCCGCTTTGAGCAGCAACGCTCGCGACCCCGAACTCTCCGCGGCAGCTACCAAAGCCCGCCACTTCCGCACCCTGCGCCGCACGTCGGAGGAAGTGCTGGCGATCCAGCCCGACCTCATCCTGGGCTTCCCGATCGGTCCCAATCAGGTGGCGGGCGCGCCGCCGGGCGACTGGCGGACACTCGGCCTCGCCAGCGCAGACAGCTATGCCGCGATTCTCGACCAGATCCGTCAGGTCGCCCACGCGACCGGCCATGTCGATCGCGGCGAAGCGCTGATCGCAGCCATGCACCGCGATCTCGCCGCCCTGCCCCGCCCCAAAGGCGGCGGCGTCGCAGCCTATTATCAGCGCCGCGGCTATATGACCGGCACCGGCACGCTGATCGATGATCTGATGCGCCGCGTAGGCCTCGTCAATCTCGCGGCGAAGTTGGGCAAGCCGCCGCTGGCGCAAGTGCCGCTGGAGGAAATGGTCGCCGCCCGCCCCGACTGGCTGATCGTGGAAAGCGCCACCGACCGGGTGGTGGATCAGGGCACGGAAATGCTGCACCACCCCGCGCTCGCCACCATCCCGCGCATCAGCCTGCCGCAAAGCTGGACCGTCTGCGGCGGCCCCGCCTATGTGCAGGCCGCGCGCGCCATCACGCAGCGCCTCAACGCGCCGCGATAA
- a CDS encoding iron ABC transporter permease, whose translation MTARRHPLLIPGLLLLVVTAAFGSVLLGAVAISPARVWAVLTGGGDAIARAIIIDLRVPRMLLGLIVGGMLGVSGAALQGYLRNPLAEPSVLGASNAAALGAVCALYFGLAQVHVLVLPLLAITSALVAIGTLFMLSGSAESPLTLILAGIAVATLAGAGISLALNLSPNPFAAMEIMSWLMGSLENRSYAHVWIALPCVLVGAALLIADGRTLDALTLGEDGAQALGVNLSAARLRMMLGVAIGLGGAVAVSGAIGFVGLIVPHLVRPLTDRSPSAVLLPSLLGGAALLTLADIGVRLVPTTSELKLGVVTALLGVPVFLLHLMRARRLW comes from the coding sequence ATGACCGCGCGTCGGCATCCCTTGCTGATCCCCGGCCTGCTGCTGCTGGTCGTGACGGCGGCGTTCGGCTCCGTGCTGCTGGGCGCGGTGGCGATCAGTCCGGCGCGGGTCTGGGCGGTGCTGACGGGCGGCGGCGATGCCATTGCCCGCGCCATCATCATCGACCTGCGCGTGCCGCGGATGTTGCTGGGGTTGATCGTCGGCGGGATGCTGGGGGTAAGCGGGGCGGCGTTGCAAGGTTATTTGCGCAATCCGTTGGCCGAACCGTCCGTGCTGGGGGCGTCCAATGCGGCCGCGCTGGGGGCGGTGTGTGCGCTCTATTTCGGACTCGCGCAGGTGCATGTGCTGGTGCTGCCCCTGCTGGCGATCACGTCAGCGTTGGTCGCCATCGGCACGCTGTTCATGCTGTCGGGATCGGCGGAAAGTCCGTTGACGTTGATCCTGGCGGGGATCGCGGTGGCGACGCTGGCGGGGGCGGGGATCAGCCTGGCGCTCAACCTGTCGCCCAATCCCTTCGCCGCGATGGAAATTATGAGCTGGCTGATGGGGAGCCTGGAAAATCGCAGCTACGCCCATGTGTGGATCGCGCTGCCCTGCGTTCTTGTCGGCGCGGCGTTGCTGATTGCCGATGGGCGGACGCTGGACGCGCTGACCTTGGGGGAGGACGGCGCGCAGGCGCTGGGCGTCAACCTGTCCGCCGCGCGGCTGCGCATGATGTTGGGCGTGGCGATTGGCCTGGGCGGCGCGGTGGCGGTGTCGGGGGCGATCGGCTTCGTCGGGCTGATTGTGCCGCATCTGGTGCGGCCGCTGACCGACCGGTCGCCTTCCGCCGTATTGCTGCCGTCGCTGCTGGGCGGGGCGGCATTATTGACGCTGGCGGATATCGGCGTGCGGCTGGTGCCCACCACCAGTGAATTGAAGCTGGGCGTGGTGACGGCGTTGCTGGGCGTACCGGTTTTCTTGCTCCACCTGATGCGGGCGCGGCGGCTATGGTGA